From a single Lacerta agilis isolate rLacAgi1 chromosome 3, rLacAgi1.pri, whole genome shotgun sequence genomic region:
- the GINS1 gene encoding DNA replication complex GINS protein PSF1, which yields MFCEKATELIRELHRASDGQLPSFNEDGIRQVLEEMKALYEHNQADVNEAKSGHSELIPTIKFRHCSLLRNRRCIVAYLYDRLLRIRALRWEYGSVLPNAVRFHMSTDEVLWFNQYKKSLATYMRSLGGGEGLDLTQDIQPPKSLYIEVRCLKDYGEFEIDDGTTILLKKNSQHFLPRWKCEQLIRQGILEHVLS from the exons ATGTTCTGCGAGAAAGCGACCGAGCTCATCCGGGAGCTCCACCGCGCCAGCGACGGGCAGCTTCCTTCCTTCAAC GAGGATGGAATCAGACAAGTACTTGAAGAGATGAAAGCATTATATGAACATAACCAAGCTGATGT AAATGAAGCTAAATCAGGACACAGTGAGCTGATTCCAACAATCAAGTTTCGCCACTGCTCTCTGCTGAGAAATCGCCGATGTATTGTTGCATACCT GTATGACCGCTTACTTCGCATCCGGGCGCTTAGGTGGGAATATGGTAGCGTGCTGCCAAACGCTGTCCGATTTCACATGTCAACTGATGAA GTGTTGTGGTTCAACCAGTATAAAAAGTCTTTGGCTACCTATATGAGATCtttaggaggaggagaagggctggacctcacacaggacattcaacCCCCCAAAAGTTTGTACATTGAA GTTCGGTGTTTGAAAGATTATGGAGAATTTGAGATTGATGATGGCACAACAATTCTGTTGAAGAAGAACAGCCAG CATTTTTTGCCACGCTGGAAATGCGAGCAGTTAATCAGGCAAGGAATTTTGGAACACGTCCTTTCTTAA